The Rhabdothermincola salaria genome segment GACGCCCTGGCACCGGCGGCGCAGGCCCGGCTCGCCACCCACCCGAACGTGCACCTGGTGGGGGCCCGTCCCCAGGGCGAGGTGGCCGGGTGGCTCCAGCACGCGGACGTGGTGGTGGTGCCCCACGTGGTGTCGGCGTTCACCGAGAGCCTCGACCCGATCAAGGCCTACGAGGTGCTGGCCGTGGGCCGCCCCACGGTGGCCACGCCGGTGGCCGGGTTCCGCGACCTGGGCGACCCGGTGCGCACGGTGAGCGCCGAGCGGTTCGTGGCCACGGTCGCCGAACTGGTCGACGCCCGCCCCGTGGCCTCCCGGCCCCGGCCGGTGCCCACCTGGGACGAGCGGGGAGAGGCCTTCGCCGCCGTGCTCGACCGGTTGGGCCGCGCTGGCGGCCCTGGCCGCCACCGCGATCGTCCCCTGCGGGTGGCGCTGGTGACCCACTGCGCCCAGCTCGGGGGCGCCGAGCTGGCCCTCGAGCGCATGGTGCCGGCGGTGCGGGCCCGAGGGGTGGAGGTGGTGGTGGTGCTCGGCGAGCACGGTCCGCTGGCCCACCGGCTGCGCACCGCCGGGGCCACCGTGCTCGTACGCCCCCTCGATCCCCGCCTCGGGGCCACCCGGCGCGACGAGGTGGTCGGATGGTCGGCCCTCTCCCGTGCCGCCCAGGCCGCCCGGGAGGTGGTCCGCCTACGCCGCCTGCTGGTGGAGGTGGGCGCCGACGTGGTGCACACCAACTCGCTCAAGGCCCACCTGTACGGCGGGCTGGCCGGGCGCCTGGCCGGGGCGCCGGTGGTGTGGCACGTGCGCGATCGCATCGCCGCCGACTACCTGCCCCGCCCGGCGGTGGTGGCGCTGCGGGCCCTGGCCCGGCGCCTGCCCTCCGCGGTGGTGGCCAACTCCGAGGCCACCCGGGCCACGCTCGGTGCCGAGGCCGCCCGGGCCACGGTGGTGCACGATGCCCTGCCCGCCGAGCTGGTGGGCGCGCCTCCCGGCCCGGCGGCGTCGCCGGGCGGGGAGGGCCCGGGCCGGTGGGGGGCGAAGACGTCCACCGAAGCGCCGGGGCCCCTCGAGGTGGTGATGGTGGGGCGCCTGGCCCCGTGGAAGGGTCAGCACGTGGTGGTCGACGCGGTGGCCCGGGCGTTCTCGCCGGGGATGGTGCGCCTGCACCTGGTGGGCGCCGCACTGTTCGGCGAGGACGACTACGAGGCGCAGCTGCGCGCCCAGGTCCGCCGCCTCGGCATCGACGACGACGTGGTGTTCACCGGGTTCGTCGACGACGTGCCCGCTCGCCTGGCCGCGGCCGACGTGGTGGTGCACGCGTCGGTGCTGCCCGAGCCGTTCGGGCAGGTGGTCATCGAGGCCATGGCCGCGGGGCGGGCGGTGGTGGCCGCCGACGCCGGCGGACCGGCCGAGGTGGTCACCGACGGCGTGGACGGGCTGTTGGTGGCCCCCGACGACGTAGATGCCCTGGCCGCCGCCCTCGCCCGGCTGGCCGCCGATGCGGACCTGCGGGCCCGGCTCGGCCGCGAGGCGGCGCGCACCGCGGCGGTGTTCACCCCGGCCGCGGTGGCCGAGCGCCTGCTGGGCGTCTACGAGTCCCTGCCCACCCGGCGGTAGACGGCGTCGAGGGCGTCGACGTGGCCCTCGATGGTGAAGGCCTCGGCCCACCGCTGGTGCAGGGCGTCGCCCACGCTCGCCTGCCGTCCCTCGTCGTCGGCCAGGGCCCGCAGCTCGGTGGCCGCCTCGGACGCCGACCCCGGGGTGAACAGCCCGCCGACCCCGGCCGAGCCGACGGTCTCGAGGTGGGCGCCGCCGGCGGCGGCCACCACTGGGGTGCCCGCGGCCATGGCCTCCACCACGGTGAGGCCGAAGGGTTCGGCGGGGGCGGGGGCCACCACGATGGACGCCTCGGCCAGGCGGCGGGGCACGTCGCCGACGAACCCGGCGAAGCGCACCGAGCCCTCGACGCCCCCCGAGCGGGCCAGGGCCTCGAGGCGGGGGCGCTCGGCGCCGTCGCCCACCACGTCGAGGTGCCAGCCCTGCTCGGCCAGGCCGGAGGCGGCCCAGGCCCGCAGGGCGGTGGCGGTGTCCTTCTCGGCCTCCAGACGTTGGGCGACGAGCACCACCGGCCGGCGGGGGCGCGGCGGCTGGGTCCACGGCACCCCGTTGGGCACCACGTGCACGCGGGGGTCGCCGAGGTCGAGCCCGGCGCGCTCGGCCACGAAGGCGCTGATGGCCACCTGGGCGGCGAGGAACCGGGGGAGGAGGCGGTAGAGGCGGGCCCGGCGGCGGCCGGCGCCGCGCTCCTGGGCGAAGTGCACGGTGGCGACGACGGGGGCGTGGTGGCGGGGCCGGGAGGCGACGGCGGCCACCTCGGCGGCGGTCATGTGGGCGTGCACCACGTCGGGTCGCTGCGAACCCAGCGCCCGGGCGGCGGCCGCCGTTGTCGAGGCGGGGGCCCACTCGGCACCGGCGCCGTCCAGCGCGGCGGTCATGGGCAAGTGGGCCCCGCCCAGCACGGTGACCTGGTGGCCGAGCTCGGCCTGGCGGGCGGCCACGTAGGTGACGTAGCGCTCGACGCCGGCGAAGGCGTCGGTGCACACCACGTGCACGACCCTCATGGCCACGATCCGCCCCGAGGGGAGGCGGGGGTCCGCGGGGCTCGACGCACGGGCCGCATGGTACGACGGCTCCAAGACCGTCCCGGGCGCTCGGCGGCGTCGCCTATCGTCCGGGCGAT includes the following:
- a CDS encoding glycosyltransferase family 4 protein; its protein translation is MRVVHVVCTDAFAGVERYVTYVAARQAELGHQVTVLGGAHLPMTAALDGAGAEWAPASTTAAAARALGSQRPDVVHAHMTAAEVAAVASRPRHHAPVVATVHFAQERGAGRRRARLYRLLPRFLAAQVAISAFVAERAGLDLGDPRVHVVPNGVPWTQPPRPRRPVVLVAQRLEAEKDTATALRAWAASGLAEQGWHLDVVGDGAERPRLEALARSGGVEGSVRFAGFVGDVPRRLAEASIVVAPAPAEPFGLTVVEAMAAGTPVVAAAGGAHLETVGSAGVGGLFTPGSASEAATELRALADDEGRQASVGDALHQRWAEAFTIEGHVDALDAVYRRVGRDS